From the genome of Spirosomataceae bacterium TFI 002, one region includes:
- a CDS encoding BirA family transcriptional regulator, biotin operon repressor / biotin-[acetyl-CoA-carboxylase] ligase yields the protein MIKIQPKTKYMGRKVEYLPTCHSTNNYALELLRKTDIISGTIVITDNQTQGRGQRGNEWHSEAGKNLTCTIIYKPESIKASEQFMLNILLSTAIFKTLETYELDGLKIKWPNDIYVNKQKLGGVLIESLLIGSVIGSSIIGIGINLNQGKFELPMATSVLKLTGKEVDRELFLTKLMEEFESNLENFKKKGITEHKNFYLKNLFQMNEWCKYEDAEGQYEGRIVGITAIGEVLVEKELGLMKYGMKEFRYIY from the coding sequence TTGATCAAAATTCAGCCCAAAACTAAATACATGGGAAGAAAGGTGGAATATCTGCCAACTTGTCACTCCACCAATAACTATGCTTTAGAATTACTTCGAAAAACTGACATCATAAGCGGAACAATTGTCATAACTGACAATCAGACCCAAGGTAGGGGACAAAGAGGTAATGAGTGGCATAGTGAAGCAGGCAAAAACCTGACATGCACCATTATATACAAACCAGAGTCAATCAAGGCAAGTGAGCAATTCATGCTCAATATTTTATTGTCTACAGCTATTTTCAAAACCCTGGAGACTTATGAATTGGATGGTTTAAAAATAAAATGGCCGAATGATATTTATGTAAATAAGCAAAAGTTAGGAGGGGTATTGATCGAAAGCTTATTGATAGGGTCTGTAATAGGAAGTTCAATAATTGGGATAGGGATCAATCTAAATCAAGGAAAATTTGAATTACCTATGGCAACTTCTGTTTTAAAATTAACAGGGAAGGAGGTTGACAGAGAATTGTTCTTGACTAAGTTAATGGAAGAGTTTGAAAGTAATTTGGAGAATTTCAAGAAAAAAGGAATTACGGAGCATAAGAATTTCTACCTCAAGAATTTATTCCAAATGAATGAATGGTGTAAATATGAAGATGCAGAAGGCCAATATGAAGGAAGAATAGTGGGTATAACTGCTATAGGAGAGGTGCTAGTTGAAAAAGAACTTGGATTAATGAAATATGGAATGAAAGAATTTCGATATATCTACTAA
- a CDS encoding ribosome-associated protein, producing MKKNSTLSSEALSNLIVSGMQEKKAQRIVLIDLRKIPNAITDFFVISSGSSDTQIDAIANSVEEVVFKESKENPWQREGRQNKEWILLDYSNVVAHIFKADKREFYDIESLWGDAEFTYFDEEVVKTKKTQKK from the coding sequence ATGAAAAAAAACAGCACATTAAGCAGTGAAGCATTGAGCAATTTGATTGTCTCTGGCATGCAAGAAAAAAAAGCCCAAAGAATCGTTCTTATAGATTTACGAAAAATTCCAAACGCAATCACTGATTTCTTTGTTATCAGTTCGGGTTCGTCAGATACCCAAATAGATGCTATTGCCAATTCCGTAGAAGAGGTTGTTTTCAAAGAAAGCAAAGAAAATCCTTGGCAGCGTGAAGGAAGGCAAAACAAAGAATGGATACTTTTAGATTATTCCAATGTAGTGGCACACATTTTTAAGGCAGATAAACGTGAGTTTTACGATATAGAATCCTTATGGGGTGATGCAGAGTTTACGTATTTTGATGAAGAAGTAGTTAAGACTAAAAAAACACAAAAAAAATAA